From Virgibacillus natechei, the proteins below share one genomic window:
- a CDS encoding LacI family DNA-binding transcriptional regulator yields the protein MTTIKDVAKKAGVSIAIVSKALNNYPDVSDKTKKRIIELAKEMNYTPNVVAKNLSSKKQKTIGLITSGFLNSEGKDNSNSFDLFRGVYTAAEENQYELAIYFTDTLKQKQKSYAKFCQERNIGGAVLMGMRVDDPFFEELLDTDIPCVLVDINTKKHYDNIGSVSTDNIQASFDIATYLLKHNHRNIVVVAGAKSADVNIQRLKGVERAFEEYGLELTEESILYGNFSEEESYRKTKEYLENANNIPTAMLCFSDLMAYGTMKAIKEAELEIPSNISITGFDGLVINEYIQPTLTTVKQDFYEIGSQAALLLEQLMEKKKVETKRNVKHQIIERESVRSLAK from the coding sequence TTGACGACAATTAAGGATGTGGCAAAAAAAGCAGGGGTCTCAATTGCTATTGTTTCTAAGGCATTAAACAATTATCCAGATGTTAGTGATAAGACAAAGAAAAGAATAATTGAATTAGCTAAGGAAATGAACTATACACCAAATGTTGTTGCTAAGAATCTATCTTCCAAAAAACAAAAAACAATCGGGTTGATTACTTCTGGATTTCTTAATTCTGAAGGAAAGGATAATAGTAACTCATTTGATTTGTTTAGGGGTGTATATACAGCCGCAGAAGAAAACCAATATGAACTCGCTATCTATTTTACAGACACGCTTAAACAAAAACAAAAAAGCTATGCAAAGTTTTGTCAAGAACGGAATATAGGTGGAGCGGTTTTAATGGGCATGCGAGTAGATGACCCATTTTTTGAAGAATTACTGGACACCGATATTCCATGTGTTCTTGTCGATATAAATACCAAAAAGCATTATGATAATATCGGAAGTGTTTCCACTGATAATATTCAGGCAAGCTTTGATATTGCCACTTACTTATTAAAGCATAACCATAGAAATATAGTCGTTGTTGCGGGTGCCAAATCAGCTGATGTTAACATTCAGCGATTAAAAGGTGTAGAGAGGGCTTTTGAAGAATACGGTTTAGAATTAACGGAAGAATCTATTCTATATGGTAACTTCTCAGAAGAAGAATCTTATAGAAAAACAAAAGAATATCTGGAAAATGCTAATAACATTCCTACTGCAATGCTTTGCTTTAGTGATTTAATGGCATATGGAACCATGAAAGCCATAAAAGAAGCAGAGTTAGAAATTCCATCTAATATATCGATAACTGGCTTTGATGGATTGGTGATTAATGAATATATCCAGCCAACACTTACTACTGTTAAACAAGATTTTTATGAAATTGGCAGTCAGGCAGCCTTATTATTGGAACAGTTAATGGAAAAGAAAAAAGTAGAAACAAAACGAAATGTTAAGCATCAGATTATAGAGAGAGAAAGTGTCCGGAGTTTAGCAAAGTAA
- a CDS encoding carbohydrate ABC transporter permease: MGDHMKKNNITLRIIVYTILIAYSLLTLLPFGWSVLTSFKTTAEIAGGGTIFPETWSLGGYKTIFESQYPTWVLNSVIVSLVVTILNLIFNTMAGYAFARIQFKGRTLVYSAMLMLIMVPTQVTMIPSYIVISDLGLVNTHMSLVLTTMINIAYIFMMRQFFINFPRDVEEAAAVDGLSKIGTFFRIVIPNALPAIATQAIFVFMAIWNEFMKPLLFITSPDKYMLTQGLNALSKQFMNATAWDVIMAGAIFSIIPIFIIYIILNKYFIQSNDKTTGVK, from the coding sequence ATGGGTGATCATATGAAAAAAAATAATATAACCCTGAGAATAATAGTATATACAATTTTAATAGCTTATAGTTTATTGACCCTTTTGCCATTTGGCTGGAGTGTTTTGACTTCATTTAAAACCACAGCGGAAATTGCGGGTGGAGGAACCATCTTCCCTGAAACTTGGAGTTTAGGTGGTTATAAAACTATTTTTGAATCTCAATACCCTACCTGGGTGTTGAATTCTGTTATCGTCTCTTTAGTCGTTACGATATTGAATTTAATTTTTAATACAATGGCAGGATATGCTTTTGCAAGAATCCAATTTAAAGGGCGTACATTGGTATACAGTGCTATGCTGATGTTGATTATGGTTCCAACACAGGTAACAATGATTCCATCATATATAGTTATCTCTGATCTTGGTTTAGTTAACACGCACATGTCCTTAGTTTTAACGACGATGATCAATATTGCTTATATTTTTATGATGAGACAGTTCTTTATCAATTTTCCAAGAGATGTAGAAGAAGCAGCAGCTGTTGATGGTTTATCTAAAATAGGAACATTCTTTAGAATAGTAATTCCAAATGCTTTGCCAGCTATAGCAACACAAGCTATTTTCGTCTTCATGGCAATCTGGAATGAATTTATGAAACCATTGCTATTTATCACAAGCCCTGATAAATATATGCTGACTCAAGGTTTAAATGCTCTTTCGAAACAGTTCATGAACGCTACAGCCTGGGATGTAATTATGGCAGGTGCAATTTTCTCCATAATTCCTATATTTATCATTTACATTATCTTAAATAAATATTTCATTCAAAGTAATGATAAAACCACAGGTGTGAAGTAG
- the pgmB gene encoding beta-phosphoglucomutase, with translation MLKAVLFDLDGVITDTAEFHFQAWKSMANSIDIDFDREFNEGLKGISRIDSLNKILKYGGVLEKYSDNQKMALANSKNAEYVELLSELKPDAIYPGIKELLDTLKMEEIKIGLTSSSKNGPRILDKLEINHYFDTVVNPALIENGKPAPDIFLSAAEELGVKPEDCIGIEDSESGITAIKDANMFAVGVGTEEVMEKAGADLIYKHTGELEFSGLLHSFKQTIS, from the coding sequence ATGTTAAAAGCAGTTCTATTTGATTTGGATGGCGTAATTACAGACACTGCAGAATTCCATTTTCAGGCATGGAAAAGTATGGCAAACTCCATTGATATAGATTTTGACCGTGAATTTAATGAAGGATTAAAGGGAATTAGCCGTATAGATAGTTTGAATAAAATATTAAAGTACGGTGGTGTTTTGGAAAAATACTCGGATAATCAAAAAATGGCTTTGGCAAATTCCAAAAATGCTGAGTATGTAGAATTACTAAGTGAGTTAAAACCTGATGCTATTTATCCTGGTATCAAAGAATTATTAGATACATTAAAAATGGAAGAAATAAAAATTGGTTTAACTTCTTCAAGCAAAAATGGACCGAGAATACTAGACAAATTGGAAATCAACCATTATTTTGATACGGTTGTGAACCCTGCATTAATTGAAAATGGTAAACCAGCTCCAGATATTTTTCTTAGTGCTGCTGAAGAGTTAGGTGTCAAGCCAGAAGACTGTATTGGAATTGAAGATTCCGAATCTGGAATTACTGCAATTAAAGATGCTAATATGTTTGCTGTTGGGGTAGGAACAGAAGAAGTTATGGAGAAAGCAGGGGCGGATTTGATATATAAGCATACAGGGGAATTAGAATTCTCTGGTTTATTACATTCATTTAAACAAACAATTTCTTAA